The Metabacillus endolithicus nucleotide sequence TCGTTATCTTAGCTTTTTAGTAGAAGATGATATTAGTGAAGTGAATATGATTTTTGGTAAGAATACTTTAGGGAAATCAACCTTAATTGAAAGCATTGTATATGGACTGAACGGTGAAGCCATATATGGTAAAAAGCAAAGAGAAATTATCAACTTTAAATTGTTATTAAGAAAATTTATGGATGAAAAATTGGAGCATGCTGAAATTTACTTGCAATTACAAAGTAAAGGGGAGCGTGTAGTTGTTTTAAGAGATGCTGTTAATACTAATGAACCTGTTATAGTTTTTAGAGATGTTTCATTAAAGGAAAATGATGCAGGAAAAACTTTAGATATTCGTACTGAAAAGAAAGACTTTTATAAGATTAAAAAAGATAAAAATATTGTTGGTAATCAAACATACCAAGAGTTCCTATTCTCATTTTTAGGTTTTGAACCCATACGTAAAATAGGTAACGATTTAGAAGATGAGGAAGATGAAAATAATGAGGAACGCTTAATTTTTTACATCGAAAATCTTTTGCCTCTTTTTGTAATACCGCAAGAGTCTTGGACAGATATCCAAGCAACTAACCCTAAATATGATATTACAGATGTTAAAAAGACCGCATTTGAATATTTACTGAACCTTTCGAATGCGGATGTTGCAAAGTATAGGCATTCTTTAGATTATTATAATTCTCAATTAAGGTTAAGAATGAATTCATTAAAGGATTTGCAAGAAGTCGTTCAACTATTATCTCATGATAATTCAAAGCAAATTGATAACGAGATTAAAGATAAGAAAAATGAAGTTAGTGACCTTCAAAATAAGATTGCTGAAATGGAAAAAGGAAATAGAGTGGTTGATAATGTCCTAAAAGAAATCCGTAATAAATATCGACATATGAGTATGGCTGCTAAAAGACATGAAGAATCACTTGAGCTATTGGAAGCAGAAATATCTCAATATCAGTATTACATAACCAAGATTGAATCGGACATTGAAAAAAATGATAAGCTTAAAACTGCTAAAAAGCTCATAGGTATTTTACCTATTGAAACTTGTCCGCGGTGTTTGAATGATGTAGATATTAAAGAGACGGAAGAATTATCTTCTGGGCATTGTCATTTATGTGGTTCTGAACTTCAAAATGAAAATAATACGGTTCAAACACTGCATTATCTATTGGATGAATTAAAAGATTTTAAACGATTAATGGAAAAGAAAGAAGACGCAAAAAAAGAAGTTGCGAACAAATTATTTTTAGTTCGCCTGGAATTAAAAGAGCTAAGAAAAACGATGGATAGTTATGAAGATCAACTAAAGCCTCAGAGCATGGAACAATACAATTTCTTTTCAAGAGAAGTCGGAAGAATTGAAAACAGTATAAAAGAACTAGAAAAAGATAAAAAAGTGCTAAGAAAGTACGAGAATATTTTAACAGAAAAAGATAATATAGCTGTAAAAATAAAAAGTTTGAAAAAAGCATTAAAGAAGCAAAAGCGAGTGAAGATTTAGACAATGAAAAGCTTGAAACTTTTGAAGAGGAATTCAAAGATACTCTCTTCAAATTGGATTTTCTAAAAGATGGTTTCGATACAGCTAAAGTAGAAAACTTGGATAAGTCGATAAAAGATAAAGGAAGAAAAAATATATCCGTCATTAGCAGGATATATGAGCAGATTAAAATAGATATAGAAGATTATTATCCGAAAATTGATGGAGTAAATTTATACAATATTACTTCAAGCAGTGGATTGATAAGAATTATTTTGTCTTATTACCTTGCGCTTTTAAAGACTAGTTTGATATATGAAGATTCTACAAATCATCCATTCTTTTTAGTCATGGATGAACCAAGGCAGCAAAACTTAGACTTTGATACTTTTAATCATTTTCTTGAGCAATTGTACGAGATTAAAGAAGAATATCCAAAACAATTCCAAGTGATTGTTGCTTCGTCTGTTAAAGGGAAAATTGAAGAAAAGGATGTACGATTAATTTTAAACAAGGTAAATAATAAACTGATTAAAGAGATTACTGAATAAGTTAGCAAAAAAGCCGAAGTTATTGAAGTGACCCCTATAAGTTAGACACGGTTATTTCATTAGGCAGCATTGTAAATTGAGTTCGGTATTGTACCTGACTCAATTTTAATTTTGCCTTAATTCTCTTTGTATTGTAGTATTCGATGTATTTTTCTAATTCTCTTTTAAACTGTTCAACAATAACAATCTCCTTTAGGTAAAGGAATTCTGAATTCATAATTCCGAAGAAATTCTCCATAACTGAGTTGTCATAACAGTTTCCTTTGAGAGACGTACTATTTTTAATTGAACTTTTAACAGGTGGTTATAATAGGGATCATTTTATAAAAGGAGGGAGGAAACTGAACTTCGTGTAAAATATTGTTTTTGCGAATAGTTAAATATAGAAAACGAAACAAATGTTTGCTATAATAAAATTAAGTCAATTTATGAAAGTTTTTCCAAAAGGATTTTGAAATATGTTAGAAAATTTTAGGTGATAAAATTGATCGATTATATGAAATTTGATGTAATGTTTTTTGATAATATTATTGCAAAAGTAGATCTAAAACCACCTGGAAGTGACAGACCATACGTTATTAATTATATTGAAGGGTTTTAATAAACAATTTTCCCCTAATCCCAAGGGGTTTATAACTAAAGAAGAACTAGAAAGATGGCTAAAATGGCGTGTATTTCCCCTACTAGAATTTAATACCGATGAATTATTAAATGCCCTCGGTTTAAACATTTATAACCGTTGGGGAATCGTTCGTAAAACACATGGAGTATGGCAGATGATGAAATATGGCTTCGTTTTAATGGTGAATCCTTAAAACATCGAGATATTGTTCTTCGTAAATACCTTTACTATCCAGATGAGCAATAAGAATAATTTAAATTTATCAAAATTATGTTCTTGTAAAGGATGATAATCAATGTTTGATGAAATCAATCGTAAAAAGGCTGCATTAGATACAGCACGTCCATTACCAAAATACACATTAAAAAGCCTTAGAGAAAAGATGTTGCTTGAATGGACTTATAATTCAAATGCAATTGAAGGTAATACACTCACTATAAATGAAACGAAAATAGTGTTGGAAGGAATAACTGTAGGTGGAAAAACTATGCGAGAACACCTAGAAGTTATAAACCATCGTGATGCTATTCAGTATGTTGAGGATATTGTACATAAAAGTGATCCCTTATCTGAATGGCAAATTAAAAATTTGCATCGGCTAGTATTAAAAGGAATTGATGATGAATATGCTGGGGTTTATCGTGATCAACAAGTATTCATATCGGGTGCACAACATACTCCCCCAGCACATTACTTGATTTCTGAAAATATGACTCAAATGATGAGTTGGTATCACGACAAGGGAATTAAACTTCATCCAATTATACGTGGTGCGATGTTACACGCTATTTTTGTTGGAATTCATCCATTTATCGATGGAAACGGAAGAACATCACGCTTGCTGTTAAATTTAGAGTTGATGAAAGATGGGTTTCCGCCCGTTGTTATTAAAGTGAAAAATCGATTAGCTTATTATGAAGCACTTGATATATCACATACAAAAGAGGATTACTCTGATTTTATCCAATTAGTTGCTGAAGAAGTAGAGGATTCGCTGGATTTATATTTAAATGCAATTAACAGAAACCCTGAAACACCGTGATGTGACGTTATGTTTAATTACTCTAATATCCTAATGCTTAATATAATATAAGCTTTGTTCAAGAATGTGAGTCTATTTTCAACGAAGGATGATGTAGTTTTAAATAAAATCAACGTTATTGAACGTTGTGTTAAACGAGTCAGAGAAGAATATGACGATAATCCTGAAAATCTACAAAATACCACTCAAGCAAGATTCTATCATACTTAACTTGCAGCGGGCATGTGAAACGAGTATCGATTTGGCAATGCATATTGTAGCTGAAAAGAAAATTGGATTACCACAAAACAGTCTAGATGCTTTTACTTTTACTAGAAGCAGCATATATTCTCCCCTCTTCAATCGTTCAAAAAATGAAGCTCTTAGTAGGTTTTAGAAATATTGCTGTTTATGATTTTCAAGTGACGAATTTATCTACCTTACAAACATTAGTGGAAGATCATCTAATAGATTTTATGGAATATACAAGATCTATCCTATTATATTAATTAACAATAAACTTATTATGTAAACAACTACTCGTAAAAATTGTATTTTACACAAAGTTACATAATTCGACAAAAAAGGGTGTGCTTTATTGGCAAATACTAGACAACATCAAAAACACAAAGAAAAATATAAAGCATTGTATTCTCAAATGCCGGAATATGTTAAAGATTATATAGATGCTATGGAAGACAACCATAGGTCTCCTTCTACCCTATTTAATTATTTATTAGACTATCAACACTTCTTTACTTGGCTAATTCAAGAGGGTATTTCTAAAGCTGATCATATCAAGGACATCCATTATGAAGTTTTAGCTGATCTTCCACTTGAGTTAGCTAG carries:
- a CDS encoding AAA family ATPase translates to MFIEAIKIRIIAKSGKKYGRYLSFLVEDDISEVNMIFGKNTLGKSTLIESIVYGLNGEAIYGKKQREIINFKLLLRKFMDEKLEHAEIYLQLQSKGERVVVLRDAVNTNEPVIVFRDVSLKENDAGKTLDIRTEKKDFYKIKKDKNIVGNQTYQEFLFSFLGFEPIRKIGNDLEDEEDENNEERLIFYIENLLPLFVIPQESWTDIQATNPKYDITDVKKTAFEYLLNLSNADVAKYRHSLDYYNSQLRLRMNSLKDLQEVVQLLSHDNSKQIDNEIKDKKNEVSDLQNKIAEMEKGNRVVDNVLKEIRNKYRHMSMAAKRHEESLELLEAEISQYQYYITKIESDIEKNDKLKTAKKLIGILPIETCPRCLNDVDIKETEELSSGHCHLCGSELQNENNTVQTLHYLLDELKDFKRLMEKKEDAKKEVANKLFLVRLELKELRKTMDSYEDQLKPQSMEQYNFFSREVGRIENSIKELEKDKKVLRKYENILTEKDNIAVKIKSLKKALKKQKRVKI
- a CDS encoding Fic family protein codes for the protein MFDEINRKKAALDTARPLPKYTLKSLREKMLLEWTYNSNAIEGNTLTINETKIVLEGITVGGKTMREHLEVINHRDAIQYVEDIVHKSDPLSEWQIKNLHRLVLKGIDDEYAGVYRDQQVFISGAQHTPPAHYLISENMTQMMSWYHDKGIKLHPIIRGAMLHAIFVGIHPFIDGNGRTSRLLLNLELMKDGFPPVVIKVKNRLAYYEALDISHTKEDYSDFIQLVAEEVEDSLDLYLNAINRNPETP